The following proteins are co-located in the Noviherbaspirillum sp. UKPF54 genome:
- a CDS encoding NAD(P)/FAD-dependent oxidoreductase: MRHVIIGNGPAGVIAAETLRKHAPSDDILLIGDEPQPPYSRMSIPQLLSGQLHEAGTYLRREKDYFSRLRIAQKTGRADHVSGRTRTVKMDDGSAIEFDRLLIATGASPRAPAIPGIELPGVHACWTLDDARAIMQLAKPRSRVVLIGAGFIGCIVMEALAARGVHLAVVEKRDRMLPNMMGRAAGEMVGLWCERKGIRVYTSARVTGIGCTHDSTSPRSVRLSNGEQLQADLIVYSVGSEPNIGFLKGCGIKCLRGVVVDASMQTSMPGVYAAGDCAETFDPETGRSIISGVQPNAADQAYCAALNMAGKHAFQRSARQIDVLDTMGLISSSFGQWQGVRGGQWVEFSDSCNFRYLRLEFRRDVLIGCNAIGLTEHSGILRALIRQQVRLGEWKDKLLHNPLALKEAYSECVQQQYTRQASAFYVPRAYHAGAAAHLA, from the coding sequence ATGAGACACGTCATCATCGGCAACGGGCCGGCGGGCGTAATCGCGGCCGAAACCCTTCGCAAGCACGCACCGTCGGACGATATCCTCCTGATCGGCGACGAGCCGCAGCCGCCTTACTCACGCATGTCGATTCCGCAGCTGTTGAGCGGGCAGCTGCATGAAGCCGGCACCTACCTGCGTCGCGAAAAGGATTATTTCTCGCGCCTGCGCATCGCGCAGAAAACCGGGCGCGCCGATCATGTCAGCGGCAGGACGCGCACCGTGAAGATGGACGACGGCAGCGCCATCGAGTTTGACCGGCTCCTGATCGCGACCGGCGCATCGCCGCGAGCACCGGCGATTCCCGGCATCGAACTCCCCGGCGTGCACGCATGCTGGACGCTCGACGATGCGCGCGCCATCATGCAGCTGGCCAAGCCGAGGTCGCGCGTGGTGCTGATCGGTGCCGGCTTCATCGGGTGCATCGTCATGGAAGCGCTGGCGGCGCGTGGCGTCCACCTGGCCGTTGTCGAGAAACGCGACCGCATGCTACCCAACATGATGGGCCGGGCCGCCGGCGAGATGGTCGGGCTGTGGTGCGAGAGAAAAGGCATCAGGGTGTACACCTCGGCACGCGTGACTGGTATCGGCTGCACGCATGACAGCACGTCGCCGCGCAGCGTGCGCCTGTCCAATGGTGAGCAGCTGCAGGCGGACTTGATCGTTTATTCGGTCGGTAGCGAACCGAACATCGGATTCCTCAAGGGCTGCGGCATCAAGTGCCTGCGGGGCGTGGTGGTCGATGCATCGATGCAGACCAGCATGCCGGGCGTCTATGCGGCCGGCGATTGCGCGGAAACCTTCGATCCTGAAACGGGCCGCAGCATCATCTCCGGAGTGCAGCCCAATGCCGCCGACCAGGCCTACTGCGCCGCGCTGAACATGGCTGGAAAGCATGCCTTCCAGCGCAGCGCGCGGCAGATCGACGTACTCGACACGATGGGCCTGATCTCGTCGTCGTTCGGCCAGTGGCAGGGCGTGCGCGGCGGGCAGTGGGTCGAATTTTCAGACAGTTGCAACTTCCGGTATTTGCGCCTCGAATTCAGGCGCGACGTGCTTATCGGCTGCAATGCCATCGGCCTGACCGAGCATTCCGGCATCCTGCGCGCATTGATCCGCCAGCAGGTGCGGCTCGGGGAATGGAAGGATAAATTGCTGCACAATCCGCTGGCGCTGAAGGAAGCGTACAGCGAATGCGTGCAGCAGCAATACACGCGGCAGGCATCGGCCTTTTATGTGCCACGCGCTTATCATGCCGGGGCGGCGGCGCATCTCGCCTGA
- the dcd gene encoding dCTP deaminase: MSIKSDKWIRRMAQEHGMIEPFESGQVRHVDGHKIVSYGTSSYGYDIRCADEFKIFTNINSTIVDPKNFDEKSFVDFKGDVCIIPPNSFALARTMEYFRIPRNVLTICLGKSTYARCGIIVNVTPFEPEWEGYVTLEFSNTTPLPAKIYAGEGCAQVLFFESDEVCETSYKDRGGKYQGQHGVTLPKT; encoded by the coding sequence ATGAGCATTAAATCCGATAAATGGATCCGCCGCATGGCGCAGGAACACGGCATGATCGAGCCGTTCGAATCCGGCCAGGTGCGCCACGTCGACGGCCACAAGATCGTCAGCTACGGCACCTCGTCCTACGGCTACGACATCCGCTGCGCGGACGAATTCAAGATTTTCACCAACATCAACAGCACCATCGTCGATCCGAAGAATTTCGATGAAAAGTCCTTCGTGGATTTCAAGGGCGACGTGTGCATCATTCCGCCCAATTCGTTCGCGCTGGCGCGCACCATGGAGTATTTCCGCATTCCGCGCAATGTGCTTACCATTTGCCTCGGCAAGTCGACCTATGCGCGCTGCGGCATCATCGTCAACGTGACGCCGTTCGAGCCGGAATGGGAAGGCTATGTGACGCTCGAATTTTCAAACACCACGCCGCTGCCGGCGAAGATTTACGCCGGCGAAGGTTGCGCGCAGGTCCTGTTTTTCGAAAGCGACGAAGTGTGCGAGACATCGTACAAGGACCGCGGCGGCAAGTACCAGGGACAGCACGGCGTCACCTTGCCGAAGACCTGA
- a CDS encoding carbonic anhydrase produces MAAAKPLTQFMLRLSLSISKDPMISALQALEQLRDGNRRFVSDIRNSSALPTHARSTSLPTGQEPVAVILGCSDARVPAEIVFDQGLGDLFVIRVAGNIVAPSQIGSVEFAVERFGTRLVVVLGHSQCGAIHATLEELQRPTENQSRNLRSIVNRVRPSVEGLLDTELKNDFDALVHHAVRANIRASANQLRHGSEILETLIEKDGLLVVGAEYSLETGVVDFFDIQSESLKA; encoded by the coding sequence GTGGCAGCAGCCAAGCCTCTCACGCAATTCATGCTACGCTTATCACTCTCAATTTCGAAGGATCCTATGATTTCAGCATTGCAAGCACTTGAACAACTACGAGACGGCAACCGCCGTTTCGTTTCCGATATCCGTAACTCCAGCGCGCTGCCGACCCATGCGCGCAGTACCTCGCTGCCGACCGGACAGGAACCTGTCGCCGTCATCCTAGGCTGTTCCGACGCACGCGTACCGGCCGAAATCGTATTTGATCAAGGGCTCGGCGACCTGTTCGTGATCCGGGTGGCGGGAAATATCGTGGCGCCGTCCCAGATCGGCAGCGTCGAGTTTGCCGTCGAGCGCTTCGGCACCCGCCTCGTCGTCGTGCTCGGCCACAGCCAGTGCGGCGCGATTCACGCCACGCTGGAAGAATTGCAGCGCCCGACGGAAAACCAGTCGCGCAACCTGCGCTCGATCGTCAATCGCGTGCGGCCATCGGTGGAAGGCTTGCTGGACACGGAATTGAAAAACGATTTCGACGCGCTAGTTCACCACGCGGTGCGCGCCAATATCCGCGCCTCCGCCAACCAATTGCGACACGGATCTGAAATTCTTGAAACGCTGATTGAAAAAGATGGCCTGCTCGTCGTCGGAGCCGAATACTCGCTAGAAACGGGCGTCGTCGATTTCTTCGATATCCAGTCGGAATCCTTGAAAGCTTAA
- a CDS encoding arginine/lysine/ornithine decarboxylase: MKFRFPIVIIDEDFRSENTSGLGIRALAQAMENEGMEVVGVTSYGDLSQFAQQQSRASAFILSIDDEEFGGGSDEETESALKSLRAFVEEIRYKNADIPIYLYGETRTSRHIPNDILRELHGFIHMFEDTPEFVARHIIREAKSYLDSLAPPFFRALVHYAQDGSYSWHCPGHSGGVAFLKSPIGQMFHQFFGENMLRADVCNAVEELGQLLDHTGPVAASERNAARIFNADHCYFVTNGTSTSNKMVWHSTVGPGDIVVVDRNCHKSILHSIIMTGAIPVFLMPTRNHLGIIGPIPLEEFKFENIQKKIEANPFAREAKNKKPRILTITQSTYDGVLYNVETIKQMLDGKIDTLHFDEAWLPHATFHEFYKDMHAIGKDRPRAKESLIFSTQSTHKLLAGLSQASQILVRDSEKVKLDQDTFNEAYLMHTSTSPQYAIIASCDVAAAMMEPPGGTALVEESILEALDFRRAMRKVDQEWGQDWWFQVWGPDTFAENGVGSREDWMIRAEDEWHGFGKLATGFNMLDPIKATIVTPGLSLNGQFGETGIPASIVTKYLAEHGVIVEKAGLYSFFIMFTIGITKGRWNTLVTALQQFKDDYDKNQPIWRILPEFAAANPRYERVGLRDLCHQIHDMYKAYDVARLTTEMYLSDMQPAMKPSDAFAKMAHREIERVAIDELEGRVTAILLTPYPPGIPLLIPGERFNKTIVDYLKFARDFNEKFPGFETDVHGLVTQDVGGKRGYYVDCVR, translated from the coding sequence ATGAAATTCCGCTTCCCGATCGTCATCATTGACGAAGACTTCCGCTCCGAAAACACTTCGGGCCTGGGCATCCGCGCGCTGGCGCAGGCAATGGAAAACGAAGGCATGGAAGTCGTGGGCGTGACCAGCTACGGCGACCTGTCGCAGTTCGCGCAGCAGCAGTCGCGCGCCTCGGCCTTCATCCTGTCGATCGACGACGAGGAATTCGGCGGCGGCTCGGATGAAGAAACCGAATCGGCGCTCAAGTCGCTGCGCGCCTTCGTGGAAGAGATCCGCTACAAGAACGCCGACATCCCGATCTACCTGTACGGCGAAACGCGTACCTCGCGCCATATCCCGAACGACATCCTGCGCGAGCTGCACGGCTTCATCCACATGTTCGAGGACACGCCGGAATTCGTGGCGCGCCACATTATCCGCGAGGCCAAGTCCTACCTCGACAGCCTGGCGCCGCCGTTCTTCCGCGCGCTGGTGCACTATGCGCAGGACGGTTCCTACTCCTGGCACTGCCCCGGCCACTCCGGCGGCGTGGCATTCCTGAAGTCGCCGATCGGCCAGATGTTCCACCAGTTCTTCGGCGAGAACATGCTGCGCGCCGACGTCTGCAACGCCGTTGAAGAACTCGGCCAGCTGCTCGATCACACCGGCCCGGTGGCGGCTTCCGAGCGCAACGCGGCGCGCATCTTCAACGCCGACCACTGCTACTTCGTCACCAACGGCACGTCGACGTCGAACAAGATGGTGTGGCACTCCACCGTCGGCCCGGGCGACATCGTCGTGGTCGACCGTAACTGCCACAAGTCGATCCTGCACTCGATTATCATGACCGGCGCGATCCCGGTGTTCCTGATGCCGACCCGTAACCACCTCGGCATCATCGGCCCGATCCCGCTGGAGGAATTCAAGTTCGAGAACATCCAGAAGAAGATCGAGGCCAATCCGTTCGCGCGCGAGGCGAAGAACAAGAAGCCGCGCATCCTGACCATCACGCAGTCGACCTATGACGGCGTGCTGTACAACGTCGAAACGATCAAGCAGATGTTGGACGGGAAGATCGACACGCTGCACTTCGACGAAGCATGGCTGCCGCACGCAACCTTCCACGAGTTTTACAAGGACATGCACGCGATCGGCAAGGACCGCCCGCGCGCCAAGGAATCGCTGATCTTCTCGACCCAGTCGACCCACAAGCTCCTGGCTGGCCTGTCGCAGGCGTCGCAGATCCTGGTGCGCGACTCGGAAAAGGTCAAGCTCGACCAGGACACCTTCAACGAAGCCTACCTGATGCATACCTCGACCTCGCCGCAGTACGCGATCATCGCCTCGTGCGACGTGGCCGCCGCGATGATGGAGCCGCCGGGCGGCACCGCGCTGGTGGAGGAAAGCATCCTGGAAGCGCTCGACTTCCGCCGCGCGATGCGCAAAGTCGACCAGGAATGGGGGCAGGACTGGTGGTTCCAGGTCTGGGGGCCGGACACCTTCGCCGAAAACGGCGTCGGCTCGCGCGAGGACTGGATGATCCGCGCCGAGGACGAATGGCACGGCTTCGGCAAGCTGGCGACCGGCTTCAACATGCTCGACCCGATCAAGGCCACCATCGTCACGCCGGGCCTGTCGCTCAACGGCCAGTTCGGCGAAACCGGCATTCCGGCATCGATCGTGACCAAGTACCTGGCCGAACACGGCGTCATCGTGGAAAAGGCCGGCCTGTACTCGTTCTTCATCATGTTCACCATCGGCATCACCAAGGGCCGTTGGAACACGCTGGTGACCGCGCTGCAGCAGTTCAAGGACGACTACGACAAGAACCAGCCGATCTGGCGCATCCTGCCGGAATTCGCCGCCGCCAATCCGCGCTACGAGCGGGTCGGCCTGCGCGACCTGTGCCACCAGATCCACGACATGTACAAGGCCTATGACGTGGCGCGCCTGACCACGGAAATGTACTTGTCCGACATGCAGCCGGCGATGAAGCCCTCGGATGCGTTCGCCAAGATGGCGCACCGCGAGATCGAGCGCGTCGCGATCGACGAGCTGGAAGGCCGTGTCACCGCGATCCTGCTGACGCCCTACCCGCCCGGCATTCCGCTGTTGATCCCGGGCGAACGCTTCAACAAGACCATCGTTGACTACCTGAAGTTTGCGCGCGATTTCAACGAGAAATTCCCGGGCTTCGAGACCGACGTGCACGGATTGGTCACGCAGGACGTGGGCGGCAAGCGCGGCTATTACGTGGACTGCGTCCGCTAA
- a CDS encoding SRPBCC family protein, whose amino-acid sequence MYQESSKNQSWTAVLGAVALGAAAMYLSDPDRGRRRRALIRDKARSAVNKTGNAIDVASRDLGNRMQGLRAQGRRMLRRGAEADDQVVAARVRQCLGRCVSHPHAVKVNAMQGCVALSGPILAAEKERLLDAVRSVSGVSEIDDRLTVHESAEGVAALQGGRRLAQSRYLFMQDNWPPALRAIAVMGGGAIGYAGVARRGPAGALAAVLGLGMVLRGALNRPLWRRAGSRAMKPLDLHKTIYINASPERVFDTWSKYENFPRFMSNVQQVQDMGNGRSHWTVSGPVGTQVEWDSTLTESRRPELLAWRTEPDAALEHNGRVRFEAVDGGTRVTVDMTYSPPAGTAGEAFASLFAGSPTRQLDEDLMHMKSFIESGVPPHDASKAMQQQPIQQPQRMGDVLH is encoded by the coding sequence ATGTATCAGGAATCAAGCAAGAATCAATCATGGACGGCGGTACTCGGCGCGGTCGCGCTGGGCGCTGCGGCAATGTACCTGTCCGACCCGGATCGCGGCAGGCGGCGCCGCGCGTTGATCAGGGACAAGGCGCGCAGCGCCGTCAACAAGACCGGCAACGCCATCGATGTCGCTTCGCGCGACCTCGGCAACCGTATGCAGGGATTGCGCGCGCAGGGCCGGCGCATGCTGCGGCGCGGGGCCGAAGCGGACGACCAGGTGGTGGCGGCACGCGTGCGCCAGTGCCTCGGGCGCTGCGTATCGCATCCGCATGCGGTCAAGGTCAACGCGATGCAGGGATGCGTGGCATTGAGCGGGCCGATTCTGGCCGCCGAAAAGGAGCGCCTGCTGGATGCGGTGCGATCGGTGTCCGGGGTCAGCGAGATCGACGACCGGCTGACCGTGCACGAGAGCGCCGAAGGCGTCGCGGCGCTGCAGGGCGGGCGCAGGCTGGCGCAGTCGCGCTACCTCTTCATGCAGGACAACTGGCCACCAGCCTTGCGCGCAATCGCCGTCATGGGCGGCGGCGCCATCGGATATGCCGGCGTGGCGCGCCGCGGCCCGGCCGGCGCGCTGGCCGCCGTGCTCGGTCTGGGGATGGTCTTGCGCGGCGCGCTCAACCGCCCCTTGTGGCGGCGCGCCGGTTCGCGCGCGATGAAGCCGCTCGACCTGCACAAGACCATCTACATCAATGCATCGCCGGAACGGGTATTTGATACCTGGAGCAAGTACGAGAATTTCCCGCGCTTCATGTCGAACGTGCAGCAGGTGCAGGACATGGGCAACGGGCGTTCGCACTGGACCGTCAGCGGCCCGGTGGGAACCCAGGTCGAATGGGACTCCACCCTCACCGAGTCGCGGCGCCCGGAGCTGCTGGCATGGCGCACCGAACCGGATGCGGCGCTCGAGCACAACGGCCGCGTGCGCTTCGAGGCGGTCGACGGCGGCACGCGCGTGACGGTGGACATGACCTACAGTCCGCCGGCCGGGACGGCGGGAGAAGCCTTTGCTTCGCTGTTTGCCGGCAGCCCGACACGCCAGCTGGATGAAGACCTGATGCACATGAAGTCGTTCATCGAAAGCGGCGTGCCGCCGCACGACGCCAGCAAGGCGATGCAGCAGCAGCCGATACAGCAGCCGCAGCGCATGGGAGACGTCCTGCATTGA
- a CDS encoding DUF4337 domain-containing protein produces the protein MSGHGFHVHGPHDHEVEHAAHGAHGGDGFANKIAVTTAILATVGALFGYMAGDTQNNAALNKNEAAIKKTAASNQWNYYQAKSNKQNLAELAMTLPGVDVDRYKSEVERYKKEKNDIKADAEKLEAESAEWSHKSDEQMHQHHRWAQAMTAEQIAISLAAITLLTRKKWLEYTSYGVAGIGIALGVLAWLHF, from the coding sequence ATGTCCGGACACGGATTTCATGTGCATGGTCCGCACGACCATGAAGTCGAGCATGCTGCGCATGGCGCACACGGCGGCGATGGTTTTGCCAACAAGATCGCCGTCACCACGGCCATTCTCGCCACCGTCGGCGCACTGTTCGGCTACATGGCGGGCGACACGCAAAACAATGCCGCGCTGAACAAGAACGAGGCGGCGATCAAGAAAACCGCCGCCTCGAACCAGTGGAACTATTACCAGGCCAAGTCCAACAAGCAGAATCTCGCCGAGCTGGCGATGACCCTGCCCGGCGTCGACGTCGACAGATACAAGTCGGAAGTCGAGCGCTACAAGAAGGAAAAAAACGATATCAAGGCCGATGCCGAAAAGCTGGAAGCCGAATCTGCCGAGTGGAGCCACAAATCCGACGAGCAGATGCACCAGCATCACCGCTGGGCGCAGGCCATGACGGCCGAGCAGATCGCGATTTCTCTGGCGGCCATTACGCTGCTCACGCGCAAGAAGTGGCTGGAGTACACCTCGTACGGCGTGGCCGGCATCGGCATCGCCCTGGGCGTGCTGGCCTGGCTGCATTTCTGA
- a CDS encoding dihydrofolate reductase has protein sequence MAQLTIVVATDANRGIGINNTLPWRLPEDLAHFKRTTLGHPVIMGRKTFESIGRPLPNRRNIVVTRNPQWRHEGVEAAASLDAAVALVGDVPACIIGGAQIYAEALPRTDRLIVTEIGKTFDCDAFFPAIDAQQWQEVARERHHSDQNGFDYAFVTYQRV, from the coding sequence ATGGCGCAGCTGACGATCGTCGTGGCCACCGACGCAAACCGTGGCATCGGCATCAACAACACCCTGCCCTGGCGCCTGCCGGAAGACCTGGCGCACTTCAAGCGCACCACGCTCGGCCATCCGGTCATCATGGGCCGCAAGACCTTCGAGTCGATCGGACGGCCCCTGCCGAACCGGCGCAACATCGTCGTCACGCGCAACCCGCAGTGGCGCCACGAAGGCGTGGAAGCGGCAGCCTCGCTGGATGCCGCCGTCGCGCTTGTCGGCGATGTGCCGGCCTGCATCATCGGCGGCGCGCAGATTTACGCCGAGGCGCTGCCGCGCACCGACCGCCTGATCGTCACCGAGATCGGCAAGACCTTCGACTGCGACGCCTTCTTCCCGGCCATCGATGCGCAGCAGTGGCAGGAAGTCGCGCGCGAGCGGCATCATTCGGACCAGAACGGATTCGATTACGCGTTCGTCACTTATCAAAGAGTTTAG
- a CDS encoding thymidylate synthase: protein MRQYLDFMRHVYEHGTEKTDRTGTGTRSVFGYQMRFNLQDGFPLVTTKKLHLKSIIHELIWFLAGSTNIGYLKDNGVSIWDEWADAEGNLGPIYGYQWRSWPTPDGQHIDQIAQVLDQIRNNPDSRRMIVSAWNVADIPQMKLPPCHAFFQFYVADGKLSCQLYQRSADIFLGVPFNIASYALLTHMMAQQAGLEVGDFIWTGGDCHLYSNHMDQVREQLSRAPFELPKLVIKRQPASIFDYKYEDFEVAGYQSHAAIKAPVAV, encoded by the coding sequence ATGCGCCAATACCTCGACTTCATGCGCCATGTCTACGAACATGGCACCGAAAAAACCGATCGCACCGGCACCGGCACGCGCTCCGTGTTCGGCTACCAGATGCGCTTTAATCTGCAGGACGGCTTCCCGCTGGTGACCACCAAGAAGCTGCACCTGAAATCCATCATCCATGAGCTGATCTGGTTCCTGGCCGGCTCGACCAACATCGGCTACCTGAAAGACAACGGCGTCTCGATCTGGGACGAATGGGCCGATGCCGAGGGCAACCTCGGGCCGATCTACGGCTACCAGTGGCGCTCCTGGCCAACGCCAGACGGGCAGCACATCGACCAGATCGCGCAGGTGCTGGACCAGATCAGGAACAACCCGGACTCGCGCCGCATGATCGTCTCGGCCTGGAACGTGGCCGACATCCCGCAGATGAAGCTGCCGCCCTGCCACGCCTTCTTCCAGTTCTACGTCGCCGACGGCAAGCTGTCCTGCCAGCTCTACCAGCGCAGCGCCGACATCTTCCTCGGCGTGCCTTTCAACATCGCGTCCTACGCGCTGCTCACGCACATGATGGCGCAGCAGGCCGGACTCGAGGTGGGCGACTTCATCTGGACCGGCGGCGACTGCCACCTGTATTCGAACCACATGGACCAGGTGCGCGAGCAGCTCTCGCGCGCGCCGTTCGAACTGCCGAAGCTGGTCATCAAGCGCCAACCGGCATCGATCTTCGACTACAAGTACGAGGATTTCGAGGTCGCCGGCTACCAGTCGCACGCGGCCATCAAGGCGCCGGTGGCGGTGTAA
- a CDS encoding cytochrome b/b6 domain-containing protein — protein MIDVWDRVVRFVHWSVAALVLANFFIETGRWHRYAGYLAAALVALRLAWGFTAPGYARFSRWWPGFRKIVTYLRQTIAGQAPRYIGINPMGASMAVLLWLLIAALGVTGWMMGLDAYWGEEWLQELHETSAYVLLGGVAIHVTSVIVVSIKNRENLPKAMLTGKKRSS, from the coding sequence ATGATCGACGTCTGGGACCGTGTCGTTCGCTTCGTCCACTGGAGCGTGGCGGCACTGGTCCTTGCCAACTTCTTCATCGAAACGGGGCGCTGGCACCGCTATGCCGGCTACCTGGCCGCGGCATTGGTCGCGCTGCGCCTGGCCTGGGGATTCACCGCCCCCGGCTATGCCCGTTTCTCCCGCTGGTGGCCGGGATTCAGGAAAATCGTCACCTACCTGCGCCAGACGATCGCGGGGCAGGCGCCGCGCTACATCGGCATCAATCCGATGGGCGCCTCGATGGCGGTGCTGCTGTGGCTGTTGATCGCCGCGCTCGGCGTCACCGGCTGGATGATGGGCCTCGACGCCTACTGGGGCGAGGAATGGTTGCAGGAGCTGCACGAAACGAGCGCCTACGTGCTGCTGGGCGGCGTCGCGATTCATGTTACTTCCGTCATCGTCGTCAGCATCAAGAACCGCGAGAACCTGCCGAAGGCGATGTTGACAGGGAAAAAACGTTCTTCCTAG
- a CDS encoding PepSY domain-containing protein yields the protein MRKIVVSTLLLALSGTAFASAKCAKHPKEEWMKESDARAKLEAEGYKIKKFKVDGNCYEIYGHNKEGKKVEIYFDTKTLDVVKSEIEK from the coding sequence ATGCGCAAAATCGTCGTCTCCACCCTGTTGCTCGCTCTTTCCGGCACCGCCTTCGCCAGCGCAAAATGCGCCAAGCATCCGAAGGAAGAATGGATGAAGGAATCCGACGCCCGTGCCAAGCTGGAAGCCGAAGGCTACAAGATCAAGAAATTCAAGGTCGACGGCAACTGCTACGAAATCTACGGCCACAACAAGGAAGGCAAGAAGGTCGAAATCTATTTCGACACCAAGACCCTGGACGTGGTGAAGTCGGAAATCGAAAAGTAA
- a CDS encoding ABC transporter transmembrane domain-containing protein, whose translation MNSKEQPKGRLATLRGLLPFLTPYKKQFVLAGIALVVAATATLAIPYAFKQMIDAGFGAAGVGAAGAKGAAHIDLYFIALFGVACVLAVATAARFYMVSWLGERVTADLRGAVYSHVITQSPQFFETTQTGEVLSRLTTDTTLIQTLVGTSVSMALRNALLFAGGLVMLFVTSVKLSSVIIVLLAAVVLPIVVFGRRVRKLSRASQDRVADASALAGEILNAMPTVQAFTHEGDEARRFGSSVERAFETAILRIRARAALTVIAILLVFGAIVFVLWLGAHAVVRGSMTGGELGQFILYAAIVAGAIGALSEVIGDAQRAAGAAERLLELLAVRSPIQSPAQPEPLPARAANGAALTLRDVGFRYPSRPQTAALSRLSLDIRPGETVAVVGPSGAGKSTLFQLLLRFYDPQQGRIMLDGVDIRRLDLHALRGAIGVVPQDTVVFSANALENIRYGRAGASDEEVIAAAKMAAAHEFIEKLPRGYQSFLGERGVRLSGGQRQRIAIARALLKNPPLLLLDEATSALDAESERLVQGALQAAMAGRTTLVIAHRLATVQRADRILVMEHGQVIESGTHAELTAQGGLYASLAALQFSPDAA comes from the coding sequence ATGAACTCCAAAGAACAACCCAAGGGCCGGCTGGCCACGCTGCGCGGGCTGCTGCCTTTCCTGACGCCATACAAGAAGCAGTTCGTCCTGGCCGGCATCGCGCTGGTCGTGGCGGCCACCGCCACGCTGGCGATTCCCTACGCCTTCAAGCAGATGATCGATGCCGGCTTCGGTGCGGCCGGCGTAGGTGCGGCCGGAGCCAAGGGCGCCGCGCACATCGACCTGTACTTCATCGCGCTGTTCGGCGTGGCCTGCGTGCTGGCCGTTGCGACCGCCGCCCGCTTCTACATGGTGTCCTGGCTGGGCGAGCGCGTCACGGCCGACCTGCGCGGCGCGGTCTATTCGCATGTCATCACGCAAAGCCCGCAGTTTTTCGAAACCACGCAGACAGGCGAAGTGCTGTCGCGCCTGACCACGGATACCACGCTGATCCAGACGCTGGTCGGCACCAGCGTATCCATGGCGCTGCGCAACGCGCTGCTGTTCGCCGGCGGCCTCGTCATGCTGTTCGTCACCAGCGTGAAGCTGTCGTCGGTAATCATCGTGCTCCTGGCGGCTGTGGTGCTGCCGATCGTCGTGTTCGGGCGTCGCGTGCGCAAGCTGTCGCGCGCCTCACAGGACCGGGTGGCAGACGCCTCGGCGCTGGCGGGCGAAATCCTCAACGCGATGCCTACGGTCCAGGCCTTCACCCATGAAGGCGATGAAGCGCGGCGCTTTGGCTCATCGGTCGAGCGCGCGTTCGAGACCGCGATACTGCGCATCCGCGCGCGCGCCGCGCTGACCGTCATCGCCATCCTGCTGGTGTTCGGCGCGATCGTGTTCGTGCTGTGGCTGGGCGCGCATGCCGTGGTGCGTGGCAGCATGACCGGCGGCGAACTCGGCCAGTTCATCCTGTACGCCGCCATCGTCGCCGGGGCGATCGGCGCGCTGTCCGAAGTCATCGGCGACGCGCAGCGCGCCGCGGGCGCGGCCGAGCGCCTGCTGGAACTGCTTGCGGTGCGCTCTCCGATCCAGTCGCCGGCGCAACCCGAGCCGCTGCCCGCGCGTGCAGCCAACGGCGCAGCCCTGACGCTGCGCGACGTCGGCTTCCGCTATCCTTCGCGCCCGCAGACGGCGGCGCTGTCGCGCCTTTCGCTCGACATCCGCCCCGGCGAGACGGTCGCCGTGGTCGGGCCTTCCGGCGCCGGCAAAAGCACGCTGTTCCAGCTGCTGCTGCGCTTCTACGACCCGCAGCAGGGCCGGATCATGCTCGACGGCGTCGACATCCGCCGGCTCGACCTGCATGCGCTGCGCGGGGCCATCGGCGTGGTGCCACAGGATACGGTCGTGTTTTCGGCCAATGCGCTGGAAAACATCCGCTACGGCCGCGCCGGCGCCAGCGACGAGGAAGTGATCGCCGCCGCGAAAATGGCGGCCGCGCACGAGTTCATCGAAAAGCTGCCGCGGGGATACCAGTCCTTCCTGGGGGAGCGCGGGGTGCGCCTGTCCGGCGGCCAGCGCCAGCGCATCGCGATCGCGCGCGCATTGCTGAAAAATCCCCCGCTGCTGCTGCTCGACGAAGCCACCAGCGCGCTCGACGCCGAATCGGAACGGCTGGTGCAGGGCGCACTGCAGGCAGCCATGGCCGGGCGCACCACGCTGGTGATCGCGCACCGGCTGGCGACCGTGCAACGCGCCGACCGCATCCTTGTCATGGAACACGGGCAGGTCATCGAAAGCGGCACCCACGCGGAACTGACCGCGCAAGGCGGGCTGTATGCCAGCCTCGCCGCGCTGCAATTTTCGCCTGATGCGGCATAA